Proteins encoded together in one Rhizobacter sp. J219 window:
- a CDS encoding recombinase family protein, which yields MPRSAYSYIRFSTKAQIEGTSLARQLKVAREYAEKHKLHLDESSYRDLGISAFKGKNVRDGALGAFLKAVEDGKVARNSILIVENLDRLSRAKPTEALALFINIINSGITIVTASDGDQQTFTADKINNDNGMSLFGAMMVLIRAHGESVRKSKLARDGLRIRLEQGMRHGKAPFWLKPTEDRTGYTIIEDQANIVREVFRMRAESIGASRIAQHLNTKYGWKYGAPQVARLLQNPAVIGTRVSQAGYEPRPDHYTPIISKAEFYDVQRLMSANIGTKRGKRSDDEPNLFTGLLYCSLCGTRTRFFRANKYVSQRYLRCEAALSHRCTARNVNYDAFEKEVIGFLLLDQDEDFVSILDKKPSRKAVSSAELQSLKDQQERLIDLAADGLMNTRMVTEKLNAIEMQIKHLQTVEEPEPEERMFAEKAWALAERHENALLGDDPQELHAVRRELKAAFARSIERLTVHPEQRVGDEHLCRFGVRFRGYEGEVIREYTRPALIRVKGVWNQGRQGREVRPR from the coding sequence ATGCCACGTAGCGCGTACTCCTACATCCGCTTCTCGACGAAGGCGCAGATCGAGGGCACGAGCCTCGCACGGCAGTTGAAGGTCGCGCGTGAGTACGCCGAGAAGCACAAGCTCCATCTCGACGAGAGCAGTTATCGCGACCTCGGCATCAGCGCCTTCAAGGGCAAGAACGTCCGCGACGGAGCGCTAGGTGCGTTCCTCAAGGCCGTCGAGGACGGCAAGGTCGCGCGGAACTCGATCCTCATCGTCGAAAACCTTGATCGCCTATCGCGCGCCAAGCCTACCGAAGCCCTCGCCCTGTTCATCAACATCATCAACAGCGGCATCACCATCGTGACGGCGTCAGACGGTGACCAGCAGACCTTCACGGCCGACAAGATCAACAACGACAACGGCATGTCATTGTTCGGCGCGATGATGGTCTTGATCCGCGCACACGGCGAGAGCGTCCGCAAGAGCAAGCTCGCACGCGACGGACTGCGCATCCGCCTTGAGCAAGGCATGCGGCACGGCAAGGCGCCGTTCTGGCTGAAGCCCACTGAAGATCGCACCGGGTACACGATCATCGAGGACCAAGCGAACATCGTCCGCGAGGTGTTCCGTATGCGGGCCGAGAGCATTGGCGCTTCGCGCATCGCTCAGCACCTAAACACCAAGTACGGCTGGAAGTACGGCGCCCCGCAAGTCGCCAGATTGCTGCAGAACCCAGCGGTCATCGGCACTCGCGTGTCGCAAGCGGGGTACGAGCCAAGGCCCGATCACTACACACCCATCATCAGCAAGGCCGAGTTCTACGACGTGCAGCGGCTGATGTCGGCGAACATCGGCACCAAGCGCGGCAAGCGCAGCGACGACGAGCCGAACCTCTTCACGGGGCTGCTGTATTGCTCGCTGTGCGGCACACGCACTCGATTCTTTCGAGCGAACAAGTACGTCTCCCAACGGTACCTGCGGTGCGAAGCTGCGCTGTCCCACCGTTGCACCGCACGGAACGTGAACTACGACGCCTTCGAGAAAGAAGTCATCGGGTTCTTGCTGCTCGACCAGGACGAGGACTTCGTGTCCATACTGGACAAGAAGCCGAGTCGCAAGGCGGTGTCCAGCGCAGAACTGCAGTCACTGAAGGACCAGCAGGAGCGCCTCATCGATTTGGCCGCAGACGGGCTGATGAACACCCGTATGGTCACAGAGAAGCTGAACGCCATCGAGATGCAGATCAAGCACCTTCAGACGGTCGAAGAGCCCGAACCGGAGGAGCGCATGTTCGCTGAGAAGGCGTGGGCGCTGGCCGAGCGTCACGAGAACGCTTTGCTCGGTGACGACCCTCAGGAACTACACGCAGTCCGTCGTGAACTCAAGGCAGCGTTCGCCCGGTCCATCGAGCGACTCACGGTACACCCCGAGCAGCGAGTCGGTGATGAGCACCTCTGCAGATTCGGCGTGAGGTTCCGTGGGTACGAGGGCGAGGTCATCCGCGAGTACACGCGGCCTGCGCTGATCAGGGTGAAGGGGGTTTGGAATCAAGGGCGACAAGGCCGTGAGGTGAGGCCACGCTAG
- a CDS encoding DNA internalization-related competence protein ComEC/Rec2 has translation MSGILKETLTGLHVTMFAWLAGLLVQALWRRSARAVHLWPAPWAGRVGGLLAATAYAVFAGWGVPAQRTVWMLATITLLHLSGRRWPWAMVLLVAAVVVSALDPWALLQPGFWLSFVAVGLLMASEPAQRVVDRNAPSPRWWQRLWVAARGGVRTQVVATLGLTPLSLVFFQQVSVVGLVANLVAIPLVTLVITPLALLGVMLAPLWRVGAAVQEALSQGLAWLGALPGAVWVVPAAPLWAQAAGLLGAALVVLPLPWRLRLFAIPLVMPLLLPVPVRPEAGRYEVVAVDVGQGTAVLVRTRGHLLVYDAGPQYSRESDAGQRVLLPLLQARGETRINRLVLSHRDLDHVGGAKPLLQTLPVGELLSSLEDGHPIRAMAASPVRCAAGQRWVWDGVQFEVLHPRAEDYERSLKSNAMSCVVKVSGPQGTLLLTGDIERQQEAELLSTSAAALRSDVMLVPHHGSRTSSTAAFLDAVAPKVAIVQAGYRNRFGHPVADVTERLKARGVRIEASAACGAWQWGGGEAVCERDRARRYWHHAARGE, from the coding sequence ATGTCGGGTATTCTAAAAGAGACATTGACCGGCCTGCACGTGACGATGTTCGCGTGGCTGGCCGGCCTGCTGGTGCAGGCCTTGTGGCGCCGCAGTGCGCGTGCGGTGCATCTCTGGCCGGCGCCGTGGGCCGGCCGTGTGGGCGGGCTGCTGGCGGCGACGGCCTATGCGGTGTTCGCCGGCTGGGGCGTGCCGGCGCAGCGCACGGTGTGGATGCTGGCGACGATCACCCTGCTGCACCTGAGCGGCCGGCGCTGGCCGTGGGCGATGGTGCTGCTGGTCGCGGCGGTGGTGGTGAGCGCGCTCGACCCGTGGGCCTTGTTGCAGCCGGGGTTCTGGTTGTCGTTCGTCGCGGTGGGCTTGCTGATGGCGTCCGAGCCGGCGCAGCGCGTCGTCGACCGAAACGCTCCCTCGCCGCGCTGGTGGCAGCGGCTGTGGGTGGCGGCACGCGGCGGCGTGCGCACGCAGGTCGTCGCGACGCTCGGGCTCACGCCGCTCAGCCTGGTGTTTTTCCAGCAGGTTTCAGTGGTGGGGCTGGTGGCCAATCTCGTGGCCATCCCGCTGGTCACGCTGGTGATCACGCCGCTGGCGCTGCTCGGGGTGATGCTCGCGCCCTTGTGGCGCGTGGGCGCCGCGGTGCAAGAGGCGCTGAGCCAGGGTCTTGCATGGCTGGGCGCGTTGCCGGGCGCCGTCTGGGTGGTGCCGGCAGCGCCGCTGTGGGCCCAGGCGGCTGGCCTTTTGGGTGCTGCCTTGGTCGTGTTGCCGTTGCCGTGGCGCTTGCGGCTCTTTGCAATTCCGCTGGTGATGCCCTTGTTGCTGCCGGTGCCGGTGCGGCCCGAGGCCGGCCGCTACGAGGTGGTCGCGGTTGACGTGGGGCAGGGCACCGCGGTGCTGGTGCGCACGCGCGGCCACCTGCTGGTCTACGACGCCGGGCCGCAGTATTCGCGCGAGAGCGACGCCGGCCAGCGGGTGCTGCTGCCACTGTTGCAGGCGCGAGGCGAGACCCGCATCAACCGCCTGGTGCTGAGTCACCGCGATCTCGACCACGTGGGCGGCGCGAAGCCCTTGCTGCAGACGCTGCCCGTGGGCGAGCTGCTCAGCTCGCTCGAAGACGGCCACCCGATCCGCGCGATGGCCGCTTCGCCCGTGCGTTGCGCGGCCGGCCAGCGCTGGGTCTGGGATGGCGTGCAGTTCGAGGTGCTGCACCCACGCGCCGAGGACTACGAGCGCTCGCTCAAGTCCAACGCGATGTCGTGCGTCGTCAAGGTGAGCGGGCCGCAGGGCACGCTGCTGCTGACGGGCGACATCGAGCGCCAGCAGGAAGCAGAGCTTCTGTCGACCTCGGCTGCCGCCCTGCGCAGCGACGTCATGCTGGTGCCGCACCACGGGAGCCGCACCTCGTCGACGGCGGCGTTTCTCGATGCCGTGGCGCCGAAGGTGGCCATCGTGCAGGCCGGCTACCGCAACCGCTTCGGCCATCCGGTGGCCGACGTGACCGAGCGCCTGAAGGCGCGCGGTGTCCGCATCGAGGCGAGCGCGGCCTGCGGCGCCTGGCAGTGGGGTGGCGGCGAGGCCGTCTGCGAACGCGACCGCGCACGGCGTTATTGGCACCACGCCGCCAGAGGCGAGTAA
- a CDS encoding circularly permuted type 2 ATP-grasp protein: protein MRPSFDEMQATSTSVRDHYRVYDRWLAQQPRDVMRSRREEAEMIFRRVGITFAVYGAKDEDGSGTERLIPFDLIPRVIPAAEWAEMEKGLTQRVTALNRFIHDVYHEQEIIRAGIVPADQIFKNAQFRPEMMGVDVPGGVYSHISGIDIVRAANADGSGSYYVLEDNLRVPSGVSYMLENRKMMMRLFPEIFSQHRVAPVAHYPDLLLETLRGVAPAAVNDPTVVVLTPGMYNSAYFEHAFLAQQMGVELVEGQDLFVKDNFVYMRTTQGPKRVDVIYRRVDDDFLDPLAFRPDSTLGCAGLLSVYRAGNVTLSNAIGTGVADDKSIYPYVPKMIEFYLGEKPILNNVPTHLCRVEEDLKYVLDHLPELVVKEVHGAGGYGMLVGPAATKAEIADFRKALEANPEGYIAQPTLSLSTCPTFVESGIAPRHIDLRPFVLSGKEVQMVPGGLTRVALKEGSLVVNSSQGGGTKDTWVLEA from the coding sequence ATGCGACCCAGCTTCGACGAGATGCAGGCCACCAGCACCAGCGTGCGAGACCACTATCGGGTCTACGACCGCTGGCTGGCGCAGCAGCCCCGCGATGTGATGCGCTCGCGGCGCGAAGAGGCCGAGATGATCTTCCGCCGCGTGGGCATCACCTTCGCGGTCTATGGCGCGAAAGACGAAGACGGCTCCGGCACCGAGCGCCTGATCCCCTTCGACCTGATCCCGCGCGTGATCCCGGCGGCCGAGTGGGCCGAGATGGAGAAGGGCCTCACCCAGCGTGTGACGGCGCTCAACCGCTTCATCCACGACGTCTACCACGAGCAGGAGATCATCCGCGCCGGCATCGTGCCTGCCGACCAGATCTTCAAGAACGCGCAGTTCCGCCCCGAGATGATGGGCGTCGACGTGCCAGGCGGCGTCTACTCGCACATCAGCGGCATCGACATCGTGCGCGCGGCCAACGCCGACGGTAGCGGCAGCTACTACGTGCTCGAAGACAACCTGCGCGTGCCCAGCGGCGTGAGCTACATGCTCGAGAACCGCAAGATGATGATGCGGCTCTTCCCCGAAATCTTCAGCCAGCATCGCGTGGCGCCGGTGGCGCACTACCCCGACCTGCTGCTCGAGACGCTGCGCGGCGTGGCGCCTGCAGCCGTCAACGACCCGACGGTGGTGGTGCTCACCCCCGGCATGTACAACAGCGCGTATTTCGAGCACGCCTTCCTCGCGCAGCAGATGGGCGTGGAGCTGGTCGAGGGGCAAGACCTCTTCGTCAAGGACAACTTCGTCTACATGCGCACCACGCAGGGCCCGAAGCGGGTCGACGTGATCTACCGCCGCGTCGACGACGACTTCCTCGACCCGCTGGCCTTCCGCCCCGATTCCACGCTCGGCTGCGCGGGCTTGCTCAGCGTGTACCGCGCCGGCAACGTGACGCTCTCCAACGCCATCGGCACCGGCGTGGCCGACGACAAGTCGATCTACCCCTACGTGCCCAAGATGATCGAGTTCTACTTGGGCGAGAAGCCCATCCTCAACAACGTGCCCACGCACCTGTGCCGCGTTGAAGAAGACCTCAAGTACGTGCTCGACCATCTGCCCGAACTGGTGGTGAAGGAAGTGCACGGTGCCGGCGGCTACGGCATGCTCGTCGGCCCCGCCGCCACCAAGGCCGAGATCGCCGATTTCCGCAAGGCGCTCGAAGCCAACCCCGAGGGCTATATCGCGCAGCCGACGCTCAGCCTGTCGACCTGTCCCACGTTCGTGGAAAGCGGCATCGCGCCGCGCCACATCGACCTGCGGCCCTTCGTGCTCTCGGGCAAGGAGGTGCAGATGGTGCCGGGCGGCCTGACCCGCGTGGCGCTGAAGGAAGGCTCCCTCGTCGTCAATTCGTCGCAGGGTGGTGGTACCAAGGACACCTGGGTCCTTGAAGCTTGA